One region of Synechococcus elongatus PCC 11801 genomic DNA includes:
- a CDS encoding FAD-dependent oxidoreductase, translating into MSAAALRSALNQLPPQVRQNLRQTDAFWRSLRWGRLEKPQWVSESAEMLGDRDVDVLIAGGTLGLLPALWLQKQGWQVGLVERGAIQGRDQEWNISRRELAVLVELGLISAEELEAAIATEFPAARIAFPNGPELWVEGILNVGISPRQLIATLLQHFRAIGGQVLEQTAIDRVTVHPDGVAVYSGRQRWSGRLLLDALGHFSPIARQARQGAKPDAICLVVGGCAQGFPSSDHGDLFVSRSPIQQQRQAFWEAFPAVDGRTAYLFTYIDAQAARPSLQKLFCDYFEALPDYQGIDLAQLQWQRLLWGILPSYRQSPLQSQWNRILAIGDSSGAQSPLSFGGFGALLRHLPRLCRGIHEALLADCLQASDLALLQPHQPSLTVTWLFQQSMTVPLDRKLPPDSINELLGRIFAVMDGLGPKTLKPFLQDVVQFQPLAKTLLMTTLLHPVLVAKLLPQLGLKPLLQWLPEFLQLGLYRSLAIAGEPTDWLTDITPAEFQQRRRREAWVYGSGCDYH; encoded by the coding sequence GTGAGTGCAGCTGCGCTTCGTTCAGCCCTGAATCAACTTCCGCCTCAAGTTCGCCAGAATTTGCGTCAAACTGATGCGTTCTGGCGGTCGCTGCGTTGGGGCCGACTAGAGAAACCGCAATGGGTGTCGGAATCGGCGGAAATGCTGGGCGATCGCGATGTCGATGTGTTGATTGCCGGCGGTACGCTGGGACTCCTACCCGCACTTTGGCTCCAGAAGCAGGGTTGGCAGGTTGGCCTGGTTGAGCGAGGCGCGATTCAAGGCCGCGATCAGGAATGGAATATCTCGCGACGAGAGCTAGCAGTTCTGGTTGAGCTGGGCTTGATCAGCGCAGAAGAATTAGAAGCCGCGATCGCGACAGAATTTCCAGCGGCACGGATTGCTTTTCCTAATGGCCCAGAGCTATGGGTCGAAGGCATTTTGAATGTCGGCATTTCGCCGCGCCAATTGATTGCCACGCTGCTGCAACACTTTCGGGCGATCGGTGGGCAGGTGCTGGAGCAGACAGCGATCGATCGCGTTACGGTTCACCCCGATGGCGTGGCTGTCTATTCCGGGCGGCAGCGCTGGTCAGGACGACTATTGCTCGATGCCCTCGGTCATTTTTCGCCGATCGCCCGTCAAGCTCGGCAAGGCGCAAAGCCGGATGCCATTTGCCTTGTTGTCGGGGGCTGCGCGCAAGGCTTCCCATCCAGCGACCACGGGGACTTGTTTGTGTCGCGATCGCCGATTCAGCAGCAGCGACAAGCTTTTTGGGAAGCGTTTCCAGCAGTAGATGGTCGCACTGCTTACCTCTTCACATATATAGATGCGCAGGCAGCACGCCCTAGTCTGCAAAAGCTGTTCTGTGATTACTTCGAAGCGTTACCCGACTATCAGGGCATCGATTTAGCTCAACTGCAATGGCAGCGCCTGCTTTGGGGCATTTTGCCCAGCTATCGCCAAAGTCCTTTGCAGAGCCAGTGGAATCGAATTTTAGCGATCGGCGATAGTAGCGGTGCTCAGTCGCCGCTGAGTTTTGGCGGCTTTGGGGCACTGCTCCGGCATTTGCCGCGCTTGTGTCGGGGCATCCACGAAGCCTTGCTGGCCGACTGTTTGCAGGCTAGTGATCTTGCCTTGTTGCAGCCGCATCAGCCGAGCCTGACGGTGACTTGGTTGTTTCAGCAGAGCATGACAGTTCCGCTCGATCGCAAACTGCCACCCGACAGTATCAATGAGCTACTGGGGCGCATTTTTGCGGTGATGGATGGGTTAGGGCCGAAGACGCTCAAGCCGTTTCTGCAGGATGTGGTGCAGTTTCAGCCCTTGGCCAAAACCTTGCTGATGACGACACTACTCCATCCGGTTTTAGTGGCGAAGCTGTTGCCACAGTTGGGACTCAAGCCCTTGCTGCAGTGGCTGCCAGAATTTTTGCAGTTAGGGCTCTATCGATCGCTGGCAATCGCGGGTGAACCAACAGACTGGCTCACTGACATCACTCCTGCGGAATTTCAGCAGCGTCGCCGCCGCGAAGCGTGGGTTTACGGCTCGGGCTGCGACTATCACTAA
- a CDS encoding peptidylprolyl isomerase, translating to MRSLFRIATQGFLIALVAWGLTACSSTSTSLSAANANPSDVARLYPDIPRLEGSATVVLTVNNQPIEIDVLGADAPLTAGNFVDLVSKGVYDGTSFHRVVKEPQPFVVQGGDPQSKDPKVPAQQLGTGSYQDPNTKQLRYLPLEITPEGASQPVYSRPLEQAGVSQPPKLRHQRGAVAMARSSFPDSASSQFYIALSDLGFLDGNYAVFGYVRSDMSVVDRIKQGDRIQSAKVTAGLDNLKRP from the coding sequence ATGCGATCGCTGTTCCGCATTGCAACACAAGGGTTCCTTATTGCCCTTGTCGCTTGGGGACTGACAGCCTGTAGCAGCACCAGCACGTCTCTATCAGCAGCAAATGCCAACCCCAGCGATGTCGCCCGACTGTACCCTGATATTCCTCGGCTTGAGGGCAGCGCCACCGTTGTCCTAACCGTCAATAATCAGCCGATTGAGATTGATGTGCTGGGTGCAGATGCGCCATTGACCGCCGGCAATTTCGTTGATTTGGTCTCAAAAGGGGTTTACGACGGTACCAGCTTCCACCGGGTTGTGAAGGAACCCCAGCCCTTTGTGGTGCAGGGTGGGGATCCGCAGAGCAAGGATCCTAAAGTGCCTGCTCAACAACTCGGCACTGGCTCCTACCAAGATCCCAACACGAAGCAGCTACGCTATCTGCCCTTGGAAATTACGCCAGAGGGAGCCAGTCAGCCGGTCTACAGCCGCCCCTTAGAGCAAGCTGGTGTGAGTCAGCCGCCAAAATTGCGGCACCAACGCGGGGCAGTCGCAATGGCACGTTCTTCGTTCCCTGACTCTGCTTCTAGCCAGTTCTACATTGCACTGTCGGACTTGGGCTTTTTGGATGGCAACTACGCCGTCTTTGGCTATGTTCGCAGCGATATGAGCGTGGTCGATCGCATCAAACAGGGCGATCGTATTCAATCTGCGAAGGTGACGGCCGGTCTCGATAATCTGAAGCGGCCGTGA
- a CDS encoding photosystem I assembly protein Ycf4 yields MPSPAATVETDSLRQPILGSRRPSNYFWAIAVSIGGVGFLLAGLSSYLQVNLLPFSEPTRLAFLPQGLVMGLYGIAAILLASYLWFVISLDVGGGYNAFDRASQKATIFRWGFPGKNRRVEITYPLSDIQAVRVDIKEGLNPKRALYLKVKGRGDVPLTRVGQPLPLAELESQGAELARFLAVPLEGL; encoded by the coding sequence ATGCCGAGCCCCGCAGCGACTGTCGAGACTGATTCCTTGCGGCAGCCCATTTTGGGTTCTCGCCGCCCCAGCAACTACTTTTGGGCGATCGCAGTATCGATCGGGGGCGTCGGTTTTTTGCTGGCAGGGCTGTCCAGCTACTTACAGGTCAATCTGCTGCCCTTCTCCGAGCCCACTCGTTTGGCTTTCTTGCCCCAAGGCTTGGTGATGGGTCTTTACGGCATCGCAGCAATTCTGTTGGCCAGCTACCTCTGGTTTGTGATTAGCCTCGATGTTGGCGGGGGCTACAACGCCTTCGATCGCGCCAGCCAAAAAGCTACGATTTTTCGCTGGGGCTTTCCCGGCAAGAATCGCCGCGTGGAGATCACCTATCCCCTCAGCGACATCCAAGCGGTCCGAGTCGACATCAAAGAAGGCCTTAATCCCAAGCGAGCGCTTTACCTCAAGGTCAAGGGCCGAGGTGACGTGCCGCTGACTCGGGTGGGTCAGCCGTTGCCTTTGGCAGAGCTGGAATCTCAGGGCGCTGAGCTCGCCCGTTTCTTGGCCGTGCCCTTGGAGGGTCTCTAG
- the psbD gene encoding photosystem II D2 protein (photosystem q(a) protein), protein MTIAVGRAPAERGWFDVLDDWLKRDRFVFVGWSGLLLFPCAYMALGGWLTGTTFVTSWYTHGIASSYLEGGNFLTVAVSTPADAFGHSLMLLWGPEAQGNFVRWCQLGGLWNFVALHGAFGLIGFMLRQFEIARLVGVRPYNAIAFSGPIAVFVSVFLMYPLGQSSWFFAPSFGVAAIFRFLLFLQGFHNWTLNPFHMMGVAGILGGALLCAIHGATVENTLFEDSEQSNTFRAFEPTQAEETYSMVTANRFWSQIFGIAFSNKRWLHFFMLFVPVTGLWMSSIGIVGLALNLRAYDFVSQELRAAEDPEFETFYTKNILLNEGIRAWMAPQDQPHEKFVFPEEVLPRGNAL, encoded by the coding sequence ATGACGATTGCAGTAGGGCGAGCGCCAGCGGAGCGGGGATGGTTTGACGTCCTCGACGACTGGCTGAAGCGCGACCGATTTGTATTTGTGGGTTGGTCTGGTTTGCTGCTGTTTCCCTGTGCGTACATGGCACTGGGCGGCTGGCTGACTGGGACGACCTTTGTGACGTCGTGGTACACCCACGGCATTGCGTCTTCGTACTTGGAAGGCGGCAACTTTTTGACCGTGGCGGTCAGCACGCCAGCGGATGCATTTGGTCATTCGTTGATGCTGCTGTGGGGCCCCGAGGCACAAGGGAACTTCGTGCGTTGGTGCCAACTGGGCGGTTTGTGGAACTTCGTAGCACTGCACGGCGCCTTCGGTTTGATTGGCTTCATGCTGCGTCAATTTGAGATTGCGCGCTTGGTGGGCGTCCGTCCGTACAACGCGATCGCCTTCTCGGGTCCGATCGCGGTGTTCGTGTCCGTGTTTTTGATGTACCCATTGGGGCAATCGAGCTGGTTCTTCGCACCGAGCTTCGGCGTGGCAGCGATTTTCCGGTTCTTGTTGTTCCTGCAAGGGTTCCACAACTGGACCTTGAACCCATTCCACATGATGGGCGTGGCGGGCATTTTGGGTGGAGCACTGCTGTGTGCCATTCACGGTGCGACGGTGGAAAACACTTTGTTCGAAGACTCCGAGCAATCGAACACCTTCCGAGCGTTTGAGCCGACGCAGGCTGAAGAGACGTACTCGATGGTGACGGCGAACCGTTTTTGGAGCCAGATTTTCGGGATTGCGTTTTCGAACAAGCGCTGGCTGCACTTCTTCATGTTGTTCGTGCCAGTGACGGGCTTGTGGATGAGCTCGATTGGGATTGTTGGTTTGGCATTGAACCTGCGGGCATATGATTTTGTGTCGCAGGAGCTGCGTGCAGCCGAGGATCCGGAGTTTGAGACGTTCTACACGAAGAACATCTTGTTGAACGAAGGGATTCGGGCCTGGATGGCACCGCAAGACCAACCGCACGAAAAATTCGTCTTCCCCGAAGAGGTTCTGCCCCGTGGTAACGCTCTCTAG
- the psbC gene encoding photosystem II reaction center protein CP43 yields MVTLSSPSAIAGGRDIDSTGYAWWSGNARLINLSGKLLGAHVAHAGLIVFWAGAMTLFEVAHFVPEKPMYEQGIILLSHLATLGWGVGPGGEVVDTFPYFVVGVLHLISSAVLGLGGVYHALRGPESLEEYSTFFSQDWKDKNQMTNIIGYHLILLGLGAFLLVFKAMFFGGIYDTWAPGGGDVRVISNPTLNPAVIFGYLLKSPFGGDGWIVSVDNLEDVIGGHIWIGLICISGGIWHILTKPFGWVRRAFIWNGEAYLSYSLGALSLMGFIASTMVWYNNTVYPSEFFGPTAAEASQSQAFTFLVRDQRLGANIGSAQGPTGLGKYLMRSPTGEIIFGGETMRFWDFRGPWLEPLRGPNGLDLDKLTNDIQPWQARRAAEYMTHAPLGSLNSVGGVATEINSVNFVSPRAWLATSHFVLAFFFLVGHLWHAGRARAAAAGFEKGIDRATEPVLAMKDLD; encoded by the coding sequence GTGGTAACGCTCTCTAGTCCTTCCGCGATCGCTGGCGGCCGGGATATTGACTCCACCGGTTACGCCTGGTGGTCCGGCAACGCTCGTTTGATCAACCTGTCCGGTAAGCTACTGGGTGCTCACGTCGCCCATGCTGGCTTGATCGTGTTCTGGGCCGGTGCGATGACGCTGTTTGAAGTCGCGCACTTCGTCCCTGAAAAACCGATGTATGAGCAAGGCATCATCCTGCTCTCGCACTTGGCAACTCTCGGCTGGGGCGTTGGCCCGGGCGGTGAAGTTGTCGATACCTTCCCCTACTTTGTGGTTGGGGTGCTCCACCTGATTTCTTCGGCGGTTCTGGGCTTGGGTGGTGTCTACCACGCCCTGCGCGGCCCTGAGTCGCTGGAAGAGTACAGCACCTTCTTCAGCCAAGACTGGAAAGACAAGAATCAGATGACCAACATCATTGGTTATCACCTGATTCTGTTGGGTCTGGGTGCCTTCCTCTTGGTCTTCAAGGCCATGTTCTTTGGTGGCATCTACGACACCTGGGCACCGGGCGGTGGTGATGTCCGCGTCATCTCCAACCCCACGCTCAACCCTGCCGTCATCTTTGGCTATCTGCTGAAATCGCCCTTTGGTGGCGACGGCTGGATCGTCAGCGTTGACAACTTGGAAGACGTGATCGGCGGCCACATCTGGATCGGCCTGATCTGCATCTCCGGCGGCATCTGGCACATCCTGACCAAACCCTTTGGCTGGGTGCGTCGTGCCTTCATCTGGAACGGTGAAGCTTACCTGTCCTACAGCTTGGGTGCTCTGTCGTTGATGGGCTTCATTGCCTCGACGATGGTTTGGTACAACAACACCGTTTACCCTTCGGAATTCTTCGGCCCGACCGCTGCTGAAGCGTCTCAGTCGCAAGCGTTTACCTTCTTGGTGCGTGACCAACGTCTGGGTGCCAACATCGGTTCGGCTCAAGGCCCGACCGGTCTGGGTAAATACCTGATGCGCTCGCCGACCGGTGAGATCATCTTTGGTGGTGAGACCATGCGTTTCTGGGACTTCCGTGGTCCTTGGCTGGAGCCCCTGCGTGGCCCCAACGGTCTTGACCTCGACAAGTTGACCAACGACATCCAACCTTGGCAAGCTCGCCGTGCAGCTGAGTACATGACTCACGCACCGCTGGGCTCGCTGAACTCGGTGGGTGGTGTGGCAACGGAAATCAACTCGGTGAACTTCGTGTCTCCCCGTGCTTGGTTGGCTACCAGCCACTTCGTTCTGGCCTTCTTCTTCCTAGTTGGTCACCTTTGGCATGCAGGCCGTGCGCGTGCTGCTGCGGCTGGCTTCGAGAAAGGTATCGATCGCGCCACCGAGCCTGTTTTGGCGATGAAAGATCTCGACTAA
- a CDS encoding DUF1815 family protein, with translation MFIRLAEQHRYFVKDLVMSLQALATALENQGYLASCYTCGGQMNSASFMVSLGNDHLIRFLVSDYGITWTEMRDDRELMKLEGAEAISQLQELANLIKQQVSPQNCQIRTLKV, from the coding sequence GTGTTCATACGGCTTGCAGAACAACATCGATACTTTGTCAAAGACCTTGTCATGAGCCTACAAGCTCTGGCAACGGCACTCGAGAATCAGGGCTATCTTGCCTCCTGCTACACCTGTGGTGGGCAGATGAATAGCGCCTCTTTCATGGTCAGCTTGGGAAATGACCACTTGATTCGTTTTCTGGTCTCCGACTACGGCATCACTTGGACAGAAATGCGCGACGATCGCGAGCTAATGAAGCTAGAAGGTGCTGAGGCGATCAGTCAACTCCAAGAATTAGCCAACCTAATCAAGCAGCAAGTTTCGCCTCAAAACTGCCAGATTCGCACCCTCAAAGTTTAA
- a CDS encoding DUF2839 domain-containing protein, whose amino-acid sequence MGEAKRRQNSDANTKANQPLIPGLPITKQQSEQFIALTTKGAWIGIGALVVIWLTVRLIGPALGWWQLAD is encoded by the coding sequence GTGGGAGAAGCTAAGCGCCGTCAAAATAGCGATGCCAACACCAAGGCCAACCAACCGCTGATTCCTGGCTTGCCCATTACCAAACAGCAGTCCGAGCAGTTTATTGCGCTCACCACAAAAGGAGCTTGGATCGGCATTGGCGCCCTTGTTGTGATCTGGCTCACCGTGCGTTTGATTGGGCCAGCTTTGGGCTGGTGGCAACTGGCAGATTAG
- a CDS encoding helicase C-terminal domain-containing protein, translating into MFEVEVHQLLRRWLREQTPENAWPHHLSVARLAARSLRLQQPTLLQLPASGGDRLYLRGLLLPLLLWQGPVVILADSLLGDRLLHRELPLLQHHFDLQKPLLTADQLPSQDFQGIWLTDVEHWQTVQTHYPHWPLAIVAAEDLEAQLINAASAVITPHDWNVLRCCYPAAQAQLQDWQARLTFQLFQRPVNPTQHYRLEAEDLLPLVTWLRSQTNLPIAWQRWLQVPTPAVEVAHLVRETGQFQLRRQPLAVAELAAPLWRDRPLLLAGEALDSNSAAPVWSNRLGLPTPTTAQFAGDRHAPGLRLFLPRQAVLPNTPHFQRALLHELRSLLLWLSNRSIVLIVDDQPLLQQVASALAAEWGSRVQVGASAQHPDNAIRLCSMATWLEQQPHHPTPAAIAIASLPFASAEQPLTAARIEFYQQQRWDWFRDFLLPDALARLQQAIAPLRKTGGLLAVYDGRLQRRSYGQAFLEAIAPSERLPQLSLEDPANAWAAQEESNN; encoded by the coding sequence ATGTTTGAGGTCGAAGTTCACCAACTGCTGCGCCGCTGGCTGCGGGAGCAAACCCCCGAGAATGCCTGGCCGCATCATCTCAGCGTGGCACGCCTCGCTGCTCGTTCGCTGCGCCTGCAGCAACCCACCTTGCTACAACTCCCAGCCAGCGGGGGCGATCGCCTCTATCTGCGCGGTCTACTCTTGCCGCTCCTGCTCTGGCAAGGCCCCGTAGTGATCCTCGCCGATTCCCTCCTGGGCGATCGCTTGCTCCATCGCGAGTTGCCACTGCTGCAGCATCACTTCGACCTCCAAAAACCGTTGCTGACTGCCGATCAGTTACCCAGCCAAGACTTTCAAGGAATTTGGCTGACCGACGTTGAGCATTGGCAAACCGTCCAGACCCACTATCCCCACTGGCCGCTCGCCATCGTTGCTGCCGAGGACTTGGAAGCACAACTCATCAACGCTGCAAGTGCAGTAATTACCCCTCATGACTGGAATGTTTTGCGCTGCTGCTACCCCGCTGCTCAGGCCCAGCTGCAGGACTGGCAAGCGCGGTTGACCTTTCAGTTATTTCAACGCCCCGTCAATCCCACGCAGCACTATCGGCTGGAGGCTGAAGATTTATTGCCGCTGGTGACATGGTTGCGATCACAGACCAATCTACCCATAGCTTGGCAGCGCTGGCTGCAGGTCCCAACGCCAGCCGTCGAAGTTGCACACCTCGTTCGCGAAACAGGGCAGTTTCAGCTTCGTCGACAGCCGCTAGCGGTGGCAGAGCTGGCCGCCCCACTCTGGCGCGATCGCCCACTTCTCTTGGCAGGCGAAGCCCTCGATTCCAACAGTGCTGCTCCCGTTTGGAGTAATCGGCTGGGTCTACCGACCCCAACCACTGCTCAATTTGCAGGCGATCGCCATGCCCCAGGGCTGCGACTGTTCCTACCCCGCCAAGCTGTCCTGCCCAACACCCCTCATTTTCAGAGAGCCCTCCTCCATGAGCTGCGATCGCTGCTGCTCTGGCTGAGCAATCGTTCAATTGTGCTCATCGTTGACGATCAGCCTCTGCTCCAGCAGGTGGCTAGTGCTTTAGCAGCAGAATGGGGCAGTCGGGTCCAAGTGGGTGCAAGCGCCCAGCACCCAGACAACGCCATCCGGCTCTGCAGCATGGCGACATGGCTGGAACAGCAGCCCCATCACCCCACGCCTGCCGCGATCGCGATCGCCTCGCTCCCCTTTGCCAGCGCCGAACAGCCTCTGACCGCCGCTCGGATCGAGTTTTATCAACAGCAACGCTGGGATTGGTTTCGAGACTTTCTGCTCCCCGACGCCCTTGCCAGACTGCAACAAGCGATCGCACCGCTGCGCAAAACCGGTGGGCTACTTGCTGTCTACGACGGTCGCCTCCAACGCCGCAGCTATGGCCAAGCATTTCTAGAGGCGATCGCGCCCAGTGAACGACTGCCACAACTCAGCCTCGAGGATCCAGCTAATGCTTGGGCCGCTCAGGAAGAGTCCAACAATTAG
- a CDS encoding prephenate/arogenate dehydrogenase, translating into MRIGIVGLGLIGGSLGFDWRDRGHTVLGYSRRPETCERAIARGVVDTASSDPTVLQDAEVIVLATPLGALETTVQELRSYWQPDAIVTDVGSVKQPIVSALEPLWPRFVGGHPMAGTSENGIEAALRGLFHDRPYVLTPTDQTDPEAIAVVELLAQELGSVVLRCDPVSHDRAVAAISHLPVFVSASLIQTCLQEPDPDVQTLAATLASSGFRDTSRVGGGNPELGAMMARFNRVALLEQIDRYQTQLERLKTAIAAADDAAIAAILQQNQEVRPRYL; encoded by the coding sequence ATGCGCATCGGCATTGTTGGACTGGGCTTGATTGGCGGCTCACTGGGCTTTGATTGGCGCGATCGCGGCCACACTGTGTTGGGCTATAGTCGCCGTCCTGAAACCTGTGAGCGGGCGATCGCCCGAGGCGTGGTGGATACCGCCAGTTCTGATCCGACCGTCTTGCAGGATGCGGAGGTCATTGTCCTGGCCACGCCGCTAGGCGCGCTGGAAACGACTGTGCAGGAATTGCGCAGCTACTGGCAGCCTGATGCGATCGTCACCGATGTTGGCTCGGTCAAGCAGCCGATTGTCAGTGCCCTGGAGCCACTGTGGCCCCGCTTTGTTGGGGGACATCCGATGGCGGGCACCTCTGAAAACGGAATTGAAGCAGCCCTGCGAGGACTCTTCCACGATCGCCCCTACGTGTTGACGCCCACAGATCAAACCGATCCTGAAGCGATCGCAGTGGTTGAGCTGTTGGCGCAGGAGCTTGGGTCTGTGGTGCTGCGCTGCGATCCGGTCAGCCACGATCGCGCAGTCGCTGCCATTTCCCATTTGCCAGTCTTTGTCAGTGCCAGTCTGATTCAGACCTGTCTGCAGGAGCCAGATCCAGATGTACAAACCTTGGCAGCGACCTTGGCCAGCTCTGGCTTCCGCGATACCAGTCGCGTTGGTGGTGGCAATCCCGAGCTAGGCGCAATGATGGCGCGCTTTAATCGAGTGGCATTGCTGGAGCAGATCGATCGCTATCAGACTCAGCTAGAACGGTTGAAAACGGCGATCGCTGCTGCCGATGACGCTGCGATCGCGGCTATCCTGCAGCAAAATCAGGAAGTGCGGCCGCGCTATCTTTAG
- a CDS encoding FecR family protein: protein MAIAWARMLLSAALVGSGAWLTSAPAIAAEQATIVEILDGNQVFINNRQVPVNSRASRNQLVRTGDSRTQLRFSDQAIGRLGQQSVIKIGSRCFQISRGQILISGPQDGCTKSARLSVRGTNYVVEVTADGATNISVLEGQVAVTTFQGQAGTAGADTNPDPALITDPNLKEPSDPTIQIPGSDSPSGQIPAPNMPAGDASLTTDPSLTEAGDPIETFPENEGKTVVLQAGQQLQLSPEGVLLTILQLTAGDFAGFLQGQLFSGYQEPLPGLSNILNQYQILFPGVGLPGIPGIPVPSVPSIPFFF, encoded by the coding sequence ATGGCGATCGCATGGGCTCGCATGCTTTTGAGCGCAGCACTTGTGGGAAGTGGTGCTTGGCTTACGAGTGCTCCTGCGATCGCTGCAGAACAGGCCACAATTGTGGAAATTTTGGATGGCAACCAAGTTTTCATCAATAATCGCCAGGTCCCTGTCAACAGCCGAGCCAGCCGCAACCAACTGGTGCGTACGGGGGATTCGCGGACACAATTGCGCTTCAGCGATCAGGCGATCGGGCGCTTGGGGCAACAATCGGTGATCAAAATTGGCTCCCGTTGTTTTCAGATCAGTCGGGGCCAAATTCTGATTTCAGGTCCCCAAGATGGCTGCACCAAGTCAGCCCGCCTGAGTGTTCGCGGCACGAACTATGTAGTTGAAGTCACGGCGGACGGTGCTACCAACATCTCAGTCTTAGAGGGACAGGTTGCAGTGACCACCTTTCAGGGGCAGGCAGGAACGGCAGGCGCGGATACCAATCCCGATCCGGCTCTGATCACAGACCCGAACCTCAAAGAACCGAGCGACCCGACCATTCAAATCCCTGGCAGTGACAGTCCATCTGGACAAATCCCAGCGCCCAACATGCCAGCCGGCGATGCCTCACTCACGACAGACCCCAGCCTGACTGAAGCTGGTGACCCCATCGAAACCTTCCCCGAAAATGAAGGTAAAACGGTGGTTCTGCAGGCAGGGCAACAGTTGCAGCTCAGTCCTGAGGGAGTTTTGCTGACAATTTTGCAGTTGACAGCAGGCGATTTTGCAGGCTTCCTGCAAGGGCAACTCTTTAGCGGTTATCAGGAACCCTTGCCGGGGTTATCGAACATCCTCAATCAGTACCAAATTCTCTTCCCAGGCGTGGGCTTGCCAGGAATTCCAGGTATCCCAGTTCCATCGGTGCCCAGTATTCCATTCTTCTTCTAA